The Methanohalophilus portucalensis genome window below encodes:
- a CDS encoding response regulator transcription factor has translation MSGEDTAEIMDTFREGLADKTTVFLAPASVSSERLIYFYIHSILENDDQKNIIWLCMKNSRDKIIANFRDYGMGIEDFLGRMWFIDIEDPSKEKKENTLYYSSQTDYMKIGSHTSKLFSEMPGSTMVIDDMNILSKDNLQVVENFLKYVMSNVHQHEGSAVSMLNKGSAGEKEGTLVSFFDVVIDASDTGEMHVEMGLKSLDVKYVVDKGKINLYYIQKKVKKERLNILIVDDEPDIPDLLKLSLKDEPYDFLVAYNGKDAIEIAREELPDLILLDIMMPDMDGYEVVETLKKKRDTRDIAIIMITAKTKVDDKLKGMELGIDDYISKPFDKREVNARIKMVMKRFGWKPPEEKE, from the coding sequence ATGTCCGGCGAAGATACCGCAGAAATTATGGATACTTTTCGTGAAGGACTTGCCGACAAAACTACTGTTTTTCTGGCTCCTGCAAGCGTATCCAGTGAAAGGTTAATCTATTTTTATATTCATTCCATACTCGAAAATGATGATCAAAAGAATATAATATGGCTCTGTATGAAAAACTCAAGAGACAAGATAATAGCTAATTTTAGAGATTATGGGATGGGAATTGAAGACTTTCTGGGCAGAATGTGGTTTATAGATATTGAAGACCCTTCAAAAGAGAAAAAAGAAAACACCCTTTACTATTCTTCTCAGACCGATTATATGAAAATCGGGTCACATACCTCTAAACTATTTTCTGAAATGCCCGGATCAACAATGGTCATTGATGACATGAATATCCTTTCAAAGGATAATCTCCAGGTCGTTGAAAATTTCCTGAAATATGTCATGTCAAATGTCCACCAGCATGAAGGAAGCGCTGTATCAATGCTCAATAAAGGTTCTGCTGGTGAAAAAGAAGGAACTTTGGTATCCTTTTTCGATGTTGTAATAGATGCCTCGGATACCGGAGAGATGCATGTTGAAATGGGACTGAAAAGTCTTGATGTGAAATACGTAGTGGACAAGGGAAAAATCAATCTATACTATATCCAGAAAAAGGTCAAAAAAGAAAGACTTAATATACTTATTGTAGACGATGAACCCGATATTCCCGATCTTTTGAAATTGTCCCTTAAAGATGAACCCTACGATTTTTTAGTTGCATATAACGGGAAAGATGCCATCGAAATTGCAAGAGAAGAACTCCCCGACCTTATATTACTGGATATAATGATGCCTGATATGGACGGTTATGAGGTCGTTGAGACCCTGAAAAAGAAAAGGGACACAAGAGACATTGCAATTATCATGATTACAGCCAAAACAAAAGTAGATGACAAATTAAAGGGAATGGAACTGGGTATTGATGATTATATTTCAAAACCCTTTGACAAAAGGGAAGTTAATGCCCGTATTAAGATGGTTATGAAACGTTTTGGCTGGAAACCCCCTGAAGAAAAGGAATGA
- a CDS encoding MarC family protein yields the protein MDVVSFFIYSFVSIFVIVSPIGVVVTFISLTSSMTQEEKNSIATRATLLACTICIFFAVTGHSILNVFGISVDSLRVAGGILLFKVAFDMLLSKVSGESVTEEEIHESLSRDDVWIFPIALPLMTGPATITTVVVLSGTSPLISYKLVVLLAILLTFGICFVTLYYSRRLYKLIGYTGAHVITRLLGLFLAALAVDFVTHGVWNIYSNLAGIT from the coding sequence ATGGACGTTGTGTCATTCTTTATCTACTCCTTTGTTAGCATCTTCGTTATCGTGAGTCCGATCGGAGTAGTCGTAACGTTCATCTCACTAACAAGCAGCATGACACAGGAAGAAAAAAACAGTATAGCAACCCGTGCAACCCTTCTTGCCTGTACGATATGCATTTTCTTTGCCGTTACCGGTCACAGCATCCTCAATGTTTTCGGGATTAGTGTAGATTCCCTGAGGGTGGCTGGTGGAATATTGCTGTTCAAGGTAGCCTTTGATATGCTGCTCTCAAAAGTATCCGGGGAAAGTGTAACGGAAGAAGAAATTCATGAATCCCTCAGCCGTGATGATGTCTGGATATTCCCCATAGCCCTTCCATTGATGACCGGCCCTGCCACAATCACAACCGTTGTCGTGCTTTCCGGTACATCCCCTTTAATTTCCTATAAACTGGTGGTATTGCTGGCAATCCTGCTGACATTCGGCATATGCTTTGTGACTCTATATTATTCCCGCCGTCTCTATAAATTAATAGGATACACCGGAGCACATGTTATCACCAGGCTGCTTGGTCTTTTCCTTGCAGCTCTTGCGGTGGATTTTGTAACTCATGGTGTGTGGAATATATACAGTAACCTTGCAGGAATTACCTGA
- a CDS encoding universal stress protein, protein MVYNTILITTDGSENARKAVQSGIDLASACGSKVYALYVMEMNPGGMTKEAIHRDWKTAMQVSLPEHISPAQWREFAKIADENWKIERKKHLEEKAENILSYVEELGKNKGVDVEKVHIEGKPANEILDFASDKNVDLIVMGTLGMGSDGTFRLGRVAERVIHHASCDVMSVR, encoded by the coding sequence ATGGTATATAATACGATATTAATAACTACCGACGGTTCCGAAAATGCCCGAAAAGCAGTGCAATCGGGAATAGATTTAGCAAGTGCATGTGGTTCAAAGGTCTATGCACTTTATGTAATGGAAATGAATCCCGGAGGCATGACAAAGGAAGCAATACACAGGGATTGGAAAACGGCAATGCAGGTCTCACTTCCAGAACACATATCTCCGGCCCAGTGGCGTGAATTTGCAAAGATTGCCGACGAGAACTGGAAAATAGAACGCAAGAAACATCTCGAGGAAAAAGCAGAAAATATTCTTTCCTACGTAGAAGAACTCGGGAAAAATAAGGGCGTAGATGTCGAAAAAGTACATATCGAAGGCAAACCGGCAAATGAGATCCTTGATTTTGCCTCCGATAAGAACGTAGACCTGATTGTTATGGGCACATTGGGAATGGGTTCTGATGGGACATTCCGGCTGGGACGTGTAGCAGAAAGAGTAATCCATCATGCAAGCTGTGATGTAATGTCGGTCAGGTAA
- a CDS encoding BCCT family transporter: MQIKASPGFQVNPHVFYVSAVLVLFFVAMGVFFTERLSEIFGILQNTIVVNFGWFYILSVAFFLLFVIWLYFSPYGSIRLGKDSDRPEYKDTTWFAMLFSAGMGIGLLFYSVAEPILHLASPRDAAPGTIEAAVEAMNLTFFHWGLHAWAIYIVVGLSLAYFSYRHDMPLTIRSTMYPLFGNKIYGVRGNIVEVLAIFGTLFGVATSLGLGVMQINAGMDYLGLMSVSVNNQILLIVFITLAATTSVMSGLNKGIRILSQVNILLGLTLIIFVFIVGPSVFLLSSYVQSIGYYLQNIVYLTFQTDAFTGLEWQKMWTMFYWGWWISWSPFVGMFIARVSRGRTIREFIRGVLLAPAIVTFIWIIVFGNTAIHMEVFGNGGIVNVVQTSIPTALYVLLDKLPGSLLSSTLATIVVMTFFVTSSDSGSLVISILSSGGDPKPAIPLRLFWSLLQGAVAAVLLLTGGLVGLQTAALTTALPFCVVLILMCYSISKGLKAESDGHRVIYSEEKPPETTSNNKAKQLVGELFKGGSK, translated from the coding sequence ATGCAGATAAAGGCAAGTCCCGGGTTTCAGGTAAATCCTCATGTTTTTTATGTATCGGCAGTTCTGGTATTATTTTTTGTGGCCATGGGCGTCTTTTTTACAGAAAGGCTATCTGAAATTTTTGGAATATTACAGAATACTATTGTGGTTAATTTTGGCTGGTTCTACATTCTCTCAGTTGCTTTTTTCCTTCTATTTGTTATCTGGCTATATTTCAGTCCCTATGGTTCCATCAGGCTGGGAAAGGATTCGGATAGGCCGGAATATAAGGATACCACCTGGTTTGCAATGCTTTTCAGTGCGGGTATGGGCATAGGGCTGCTTTTCTATAGTGTTGCAGAACCAATTCTTCATCTCGCTTCCCCCCGGGACGCCGCACCGGGTACAATTGAAGCAGCAGTTGAAGCGATGAATCTCACTTTTTTCCACTGGGGGCTTCATGCCTGGGCAATATATATTGTTGTGGGGCTTTCTCTTGCATATTTTTCCTACAGGCATGATATGCCGCTGACCATTCGCTCTACAATGTATCCTTTGTTTGGTAATAAGATATATGGAGTACGTGGAAATATTGTGGAAGTACTGGCTATCTTTGGTACATTGTTTGGTGTTGCCACTTCGCTGGGCCTGGGTGTGATGCAGATTAATGCAGGAATGGATTATCTTGGCCTGATGTCGGTGTCTGTAAATAACCAGATTTTGCTGATTGTATTCATAACTCTTGCAGCCACTACTTCTGTAATGTCGGGTCTGAACAAGGGAATACGCATATTGAGTCAGGTTAATATCCTGCTGGGTCTTACCCTTATCATATTCGTCTTTATCGTAGGTCCCTCTGTTTTCCTTTTGAGTTCATATGTACAAAGTATAGGTTACTATTTGCAAAACATTGTTTACCTTACATTCCAGACCGATGCATTCACTGGCCTGGAATGGCAGAAAATGTGGACCATGTTCTACTGGGGTTGGTGGATCTCCTGGTCACCCTTTGTAGGCATGTTCATTGCACGTGTATCGCGGGGGCGTACAATCAGGGAATTTATCAGGGGAGTATTGCTTGCTCCCGCAATTGTAACTTTCATCTGGATTATCGTCTTTGGTAACACGGCAATTCATATGGAAGTGTTTGGCAATGGTGGTATTGTAAATGTTGTCCAGACAAGTATTCCCACTGCCCTTTATGTCCTGTTAGATAAATTACCGGGTTCATTACTGAGTTCCACTCTTGCAACTATTGTCGTAATGACCTTTTTTGTCACATCTTCTGATTCGGGATCCCTTGTCATTTCCATCCTTTCCTCAGGGGGGGATCCCAAACCGGCAATCCCTCTGAGGCTATTCTGGTCCCTGCTTCAGGGTGCTGTTGCAGCTGTTCTTCTATTGACAGGGGGACTTGTCGGATTGCAGACAGCTGCCCTTACCACGGCTCTGCCTTTCTGTGTAGTTTTAATTCTGATGTGTTACAGCATATCGAAGGGATTAAAAGCTGAGTCTGATGGGCATAGGGTCATATATTCGGAGGAAAAACCTCCGGAAACTACATCAAATAATAAAGCTAAACAACTGGTAGGAGAACTTTTCAAGGGTGGGTCCAAATGA
- the alaS gene encoding alanine--tRNA ligase, translated as MLEEEYDINFFYENGFIRKQCQKCGSYFWTRDRDRDTCGDAPCDPYSFIANPVFKKKFNLAQMREFYLSYFEKNGHTRIERYPVIARWRNDIYLTIASIADFQPFVTSGQVAPPANPLTISQPCIRLSDLDAVGRSGRHLTTFEMMAHHAFNKKENEIYWKDRTVQLCDGLLNELGVDPFAVTYKEEPWAGGGNAGACVEVLIGGLEVATLVFMNLQQSKDGDIVIKGDNYRKMDNYIVDTGYGLERLVWASQGTPTVYDAIFPEVVGELMELAGVEHRLEDEDYANILSQNARLAGLMDVSEKANLLELRKQVASNIGITADKLGTIMEPVETAYAIADHARCITFMLGDGIIPSNVKAGYLARLVIRRTMKMMQDLGITIPLSDIIQMHINHLPEYPEFADRFDVINDILDNEEKKFQETLQRGKKLIQKSAKHYKKKGEKMPLDTVIDMYDSHGIPAEISKEAASEVGVEVELPDNFYSLVAERHSKSVQEEEKEIPYADRLKKLPPTKRLFYDEPNRMEFEAVVLDVFDNNIVLDSTLLYPEGGGQPPDQGTFMVDDALLKVIDVQIFNGVVIHTIEEVEDEPHIRKGDMVTGKVDEKRRMAHARNHTATHIINDAARQVLGEHIWQAGAQKFADRARLDISHYKRIAPEEINEIEMIANQMVMENKRVISEWMDRSTAEKRYGFSLYQGGVPPGDRIRVLHVGSDIEACAGTHCTFTGQVGPIKILKTERIQDGVERIEYAAGESAVVAFQARDKLLRSSAETLRVSTEQLPSTIERFFTEWKEFKKENTRLKKELAESRVNHLIENAEHLKDIRFINSRVDGADADELTRMAGELASSDDIVALLLSDHEGVKIAAAAGDSAVSKGVNVGNIVREIASLTGGGGGGKPSMARGGGQDSAKIDEGLALGRRMVEEQLRD; from the coding sequence ATGCTTGAAGAGGAATACGATATAAATTTCTTCTATGAAAACGGTTTTATCAGAAAACAGTGCCAAAAATGTGGCAGTTATTTCTGGACTCGTGACAGAGACAGGGATACATGCGGAGATGCACCCTGTGACCCATATTCATTCATCGCCAACCCAGTCTTCAAGAAAAAATTTAATCTTGCACAGATGAGGGAGTTTTATCTTAGTTACTTTGAGAAAAATGGACACACACGTATTGAAAGATACCCTGTGATAGCACGCTGGAGAAATGATATCTATCTTACTATCGCCTCCATAGCAGATTTCCAGCCCTTTGTAACTTCCGGACAGGTTGCCCCCCCTGCAAACCCACTCACCATATCACAACCATGCATTCGTCTTTCTGATCTGGATGCAGTAGGAAGAAGTGGCCGCCATCTGACCACCTTTGAGATGATGGCACATCACGCATTCAACAAAAAAGAGAATGAGATCTACTGGAAAGACCGGACAGTACAGCTCTGTGACGGGCTGCTCAACGAGCTTGGAGTAGATCCCTTTGCTGTAACCTATAAAGAAGAACCCTGGGCAGGTGGCGGAAACGCCGGTGCCTGTGTTGAAGTCCTTATAGGTGGCCTGGAAGTGGCAACCCTTGTGTTTATGAATCTCCAGCAATCCAAAGACGGAGATATCGTGATTAAAGGTGATAATTACAGGAAAATGGACAATTACATAGTGGACACCGGGTACGGGTTGGAAAGATTGGTATGGGCTTCCCAGGGCACCCCTACTGTATACGATGCTATATTCCCGGAAGTTGTTGGGGAACTTATGGAACTGGCAGGTGTGGAACATCGGCTGGAAGATGAAGATTATGCAAATATTTTATCCCAGAACGCCCGGCTTGCAGGCCTGATGGATGTAAGCGAAAAAGCAAACCTGCTGGAATTGCGCAAACAGGTAGCTTCAAACATAGGAATTACTGCTGATAAACTGGGCACCATAATGGAGCCCGTGGAAACGGCATATGCCATTGCAGACCATGCCCGTTGTATAACATTTATGCTGGGTGACGGAATAATACCTTCAAATGTCAAAGCAGGATATCTTGCAAGACTTGTGATCAGACGTACAATGAAGATGATGCAGGACCTTGGCATCACAATCCCCTTATCTGACATTATACAGATGCACATCAACCATCTCCCCGAATACCCTGAGTTCGCCGACAGATTTGATGTAATAAACGACATACTGGATAACGAAGAAAAGAAATTCCAGGAAACCCTGCAGCGTGGGAAGAAACTCATACAAAAATCTGCAAAGCACTACAAGAAAAAGGGAGAAAAAATGCCTCTTGACACTGTTATAGATATGTACGACAGTCATGGCATACCGGCTGAGATATCCAAAGAAGCTGCCTCGGAAGTAGGAGTGGAAGTCGAACTACCAGATAATTTTTACTCCCTTGTCGCTGAGCGTCACAGCAAATCCGTACAGGAAGAGGAAAAAGAAATCCCCTATGCAGATCGTCTCAAGAAACTCCCTCCTACAAAACGGCTTTTCTACGATGAGCCAAACAGAATGGAATTCGAAGCTGTTGTTCTTGATGTTTTTGACAATAATATAGTGCTCGACAGCACACTTCTCTATCCGGAAGGAGGAGGACAGCCGCCAGACCAGGGCACATTCATGGTAGATGATGCCTTACTCAAAGTAATCGATGTCCAGATATTTAACGGAGTGGTCATCCATACCATAGAAGAGGTCGAAGATGAACCCCATATTCGAAAAGGAGATATGGTTACGGGTAAAGTGGATGAAAAGCGTCGTATGGCACATGCAAGAAATCATACTGCAACCCATATAATAAATGATGCAGCGCGGCAGGTGCTGGGAGAACATATATGGCAGGCAGGTGCACAGAAATTTGCCGACCGTGCCAGGCTCGATATTTCCCATTACAAAAGGATTGCTCCAGAGGAAATCAATGAGATAGAGATGATTGCAAACCAGATGGTAATGGAGAATAAGCGAGTGATAAGTGAGTGGATGGATCGCAGCACCGCCGAAAAAAGATATGGATTTAGCCTTTACCAGGGCGGAGTACCACCAGGGGACCGCATTCGCGTATTGCATGTAGGAAGCGATATTGAAGCCTGTGCGGGGACCCACTGCACCTTTACAGGACAGGTCGGCCCCATCAAGATCCTGAAGACAGAACGGATACAGGATGGAGTCGAACGTATTGAATATGCAGCAGGCGAATCTGCTGTTGTAGCTTTCCAGGCAAGGGATAAACTTCTCAGAAGTTCTGCAGAAACATTGAGGGTATCTACTGAGCAACTACCGTCAACCATTGAACGTTTCTTCACTGAATGGAAAGAATTTAAGAAAGAAAATACCCGGCTCAAGAAAGAACTGGCAGAATCCCGCGTAAATCACTTAATTGAAAATGCTGAACATCTAAAGGATATTCGCTTTATAAATTCAAGAGTCGACGGTGCAGATGCCGATGAACTTACCCGAATGGCAGGAGAACTTGCTTCAAGTGACGATATTGTTGCATTACTCTTAAGTGATCATGAAGGTGTCAAGATCGCAGCTGCTGCGGGTGACAGTGCAGTTTCAAAAGGAGTTAACGTAGGAAACATCGTACGTGAAATAGCAAGTCTAACCGGCGGAGGTGGAGGAGGTAAACCTTCAATGGCACGTGGCGGAGGCCAGGATAGTGCAAAGATTGACGAAGGACTTGCATTGGGTCGCCGGATGGTAGAAGAGCAACTCAGGGATTAA
- a CDS encoding mechanosensitive ion channel family protein: MEGYCIAVGVDDFYLTIVIVILTSLVILLLQYLFKKSLIFKGDTFIRNLFFTLLAFLGMMLVIFSLPISSDSKQIIVSAIGIIVGATVALSSTTFVSNGMSGIMVRLIKPFYVGDYIRSGDIFGRVTDKTILYTRIQSEDRDLITVPNLKLMSNPLITIRSSGTIISTNVSLGYDVCRQDIETALLEAAGEAGLEDPFVHVLELGDFSVTYKVGGLLKETKALLTDRSNFKKAVLDSLHRMDIEIVSPTFMNQRVMKNGKRFIPPLRENREDGEELRPDKDYIPDVSTEEIIFDKAIEAEMLDKARKTLEYFDNKKAKVEKQISCLPEEAAEIQQNNWSSIKDRLGNIEQIVEALEKAPEPGEMESSPEGLLHSKVLEHLRSIMDSILEDYNQMVEIMESESCEIENKKSYGLPDDEESVSENNVN; this comes from the coding sequence ATGGAGGGATATTGTATCGCAGTAGGGGTAGATGATTTTTATTTGACGATAGTCATAGTTATATTGACATCGCTGGTGATCCTGCTGCTCCAGTATCTTTTTAAGAAATCTTTGATTTTCAAAGGTGACACTTTCATAAGGAATCTTTTCTTTACCCTTCTAGCATTCCTGGGTATGATGCTGGTTATCTTTTCCCTGCCGATATCCAGTGATTCAAAACAGATCATTGTAAGTGCGATAGGTATTATTGTTGGTGCTACGGTAGCTCTTTCTTCTACCACTTTTGTTTCAAATGGAATGTCCGGTATAATGGTTCGGCTCATCAAGCCATTCTATGTGGGGGATTACATAAGAAGTGGTGATATTTTTGGCAGGGTCACGGACAAAACCATACTCTATACACGCATTCAATCAGAAGATCGTGACCTGATCACCGTGCCAAACCTGAAACTAATGTCCAATCCACTGATTACCATCCGCTCCTCGGGGACTATAATCTCAACTAATGTTTCACTGGGTTATGATGTATGCAGGCAGGATATTGAGACCGCCTTACTCGAGGCGGCTGGTGAGGCAGGCCTGGAGGATCCTTTCGTACATGTTCTTGAGCTGGGGGATTTCTCCGTTACCTACAAGGTGGGGGGTCTGTTGAAAGAGACTAAAGCCTTGCTAACTGACCGTTCTAATTTTAAGAAGGCAGTGCTTGACTCCCTTCATAGGATGGATATTGAAATTGTATCTCCTACCTTCATGAACCAGAGGGTAATGAAGAATGGCAAACGATTCATTCCTCCTCTGCGGGAAAATAGAGAGGATGGGGAGGAATTACGGCCTGACAAGGATTACATTCCTGATGTATCCACCGAAGAAATTATTTTTGATAAGGCTATAGAAGCTGAAATGCTGGATAAGGCCAGAAAAACGCTGGAATATTTTGACAATAAAAAGGCAAAAGTGGAAAAACAAATTTCCTGCCTTCCCGAAGAAGCTGCCGAAATCCAGCAGAATAATTGGTCTTCTATAAAGGATCGCTTGGGCAACATAGAGCAGATTGTTGAGGCACTGGAAAAAGCCCCGGAACCGGGAGAAATGGAATCATCTCCAGAAGGTCTACTTCACTCCAAGGTGCTTGAACACCTCCGTTCCATCATGGACAGCATTCTTGAGGATTATAACCAAATGGTGGAAATAATGGAATCCGAGTCCTGTGAGATTGAGAACAAAAAATCTTATGGTTTACCAGATGATGAAGAATCTGTCAGTGAAAATAATGTTAATTAA
- a CDS encoding valine--tRNA ligase, translating into MTIPKEYNPQEVEKRWQNAWDMSMYHFDWEDENKPQYIIDTPPPYPTGNFHIGNSLNWCYIDFVARYKRMQGFNVMFPQGWDCHGLPTEVKVEEIHGITKNQVPRAEFRKLCEELTIGNIEKMRQTMRMLGFSVDWSNEFITMKPEYFVKTQRSFVQMQKQGRIYQADHPVNWCPRCETAIAFAEVEYEARDTKLNYLYFDKVKIATTRPELLAACVAVAINPDDERYKENIGENVGVPLFDHEVPVIADKEVDPEFGTGVVMICTFGDKQDVRWWIEHNLPLRKAIDRNGFMTGIAGKYEGMKSSECKDAIIRDLKEQGYLYDQDSLDQNVGMCWRCNTPIEILSERQWFVKIENDKILETANEINWIPDYMKIRLENWTNTMEWDWCISRQRIFATPIPVWYCKKCGKSLIAEEDWLPIDPTQTKPPIPCECGSTEFEAEEDVLDTWMDSSLTALHVTGWLTDHEMRSPAQLRPQGHDIIRTWTFYSILRSKALQDSKPWDSIMINGMVLGEDGHKMSKSRGNIISPEEVVDQYSSDAFRQWAAIGGSTGSDVMFRWKDVVSGSRYFNKMWSIFRFSMSHLEEVLPDIPEVTTSSLGTVDRWLLSKLNRLIISVTENMDNYQFDEACKSIRGFAWETLADNYIELVKARLYGEDETSKKAARYTLYTTLETLTRMIAPFAPFFAEEVYSHISTGSVHQTKWPSANREKIDETAEKQGEIIKDLASSIRRYKSDCGMALNAPLKKIEIYSVMDDVTDLEGATNSAVEVIEGKPEFEHVPVDVKPNMGIIGPKFRKQAGSIIATLKNMDASRVAQMKESGSIDIEVDGEKISLEPESVEIIKEVTSAGRTVDVLEVSDVMAVILR; encoded by the coding sequence ATGACGATCCCTAAAGAATATAACCCCCAAGAAGTGGAAAAAAGATGGCAGAATGCCTGGGACATGTCAATGTACCATTTTGATTGGGAAGATGAGAACAAACCCCAGTATATAATAGATACCCCCCCTCCCTATCCTACAGGCAATTTCCATATAGGAAATTCCCTTAACTGGTGTTACATCGATTTTGTTGCAAGATACAAACGCATGCAGGGATTCAATGTTATGTTCCCACAGGGATGGGACTGTCATGGCCTTCCCACTGAGGTGAAGGTAGAAGAAATACATGGCATCACTAAAAATCAGGTTCCAAGAGCTGAATTCAGGAAGCTCTGTGAAGAACTTACAATCGGAAATATAGAGAAAATGCGCCAGACAATGCGCATGCTGGGTTTTTCGGTGGATTGGAGTAACGAATTCATAACGATGAAACCCGAATACTTCGTGAAAACACAGCGCTCTTTTGTCCAGATGCAAAAACAGGGACGTATCTATCAGGCCGATCATCCGGTGAACTGGTGTCCGCGCTGTGAAACAGCTATTGCCTTTGCGGAAGTCGAATATGAAGCAAGGGACACAAAATTGAACTATCTTTACTTTGATAAAGTCAAGATCGCCACCACAAGACCTGAATTGTTGGCTGCCTGTGTGGCTGTGGCAATCAATCCTGATGATGAAAGGTATAAAGAAAACATTGGTGAAAATGTAGGAGTACCTTTATTTGACCATGAAGTGCCTGTAATCGCAGACAAAGAGGTCGATCCGGAATTCGGTACAGGCGTGGTGATGATATGTACCTTCGGTGACAAACAGGATGTACGCTGGTGGATCGAGCACAACCTACCTCTGCGCAAAGCTATTGACCGGAATGGCTTTATGACAGGTATTGCCGGCAAATATGAAGGAATGAAATCTTCAGAATGCAAGGATGCAATCATTAGGGATCTCAAAGAGCAGGGTTACCTGTACGATCAGGACAGCCTTGACCAGAATGTGGGAATGTGCTGGCGTTGCAACACACCGATAGAGATCCTTTCTGAAAGGCAATGGTTTGTCAAAATTGAAAATGATAAAATCCTTGAGACTGCAAATGAGATCAACTGGATTCCCGACTACATGAAGATACGTCTGGAGAATTGGACAAACACCATGGAATGGGATTGGTGCATATCCAGACAGCGTATTTTTGCCACCCCAATACCTGTGTGGTACTGCAAAAAGTGTGGAAAATCCCTGATTGCAGAAGAGGACTGGTTGCCTATTGATCCCACACAGACAAAACCTCCAATACCCTGTGAATGTGGTTCAACTGAGTTTGAAGCTGAAGAAGATGTACTGGATACGTGGATGGACTCATCCCTGACAGCCCTGCATGTTACAGGCTGGCTTACAGATCATGAAATGAGATCACCTGCACAGCTGCGACCCCAGGGCCACGATATTATCCGCACGTGGACATTTTACAGCATACTGCGCTCCAAAGCTCTTCAGGATTCCAAACCCTGGGACTCTATAATGATAAATGGTATGGTACTCGGAGAAGACGGACACAAGATGAGCAAATCCCGGGGCAACATTATTTCTCCGGAAGAGGTCGTTGACCAGTACAGCTCTGATGCTTTCCGCCAGTGGGCTGCAATCGGAGGTTCTACAGGTTCTGATGTTATGTTTAGATGGAAAGATGTAGTATCAGGATCCAGATACTTTAACAAAATGTGGAGTATCTTCCGCTTTTCAATGTCCCATCTGGAAGAAGTACTACCCGACATCCCTGAAGTTACCACATCCAGCCTGGGTACAGTAGACCGCTGGCTGCTCAGCAAACTCAACAGGCTGATAATTTCAGTAACCGAAAATATGGATAACTACCAGTTCGACGAAGCCTGCAAATCCATACGCGGATTTGCCTGGGAAACCCTTGCGGACAATTACATAGAACTTGTTAAAGCCAGACTATATGGAGAGGATGAAACTTCAAAGAAAGCAGCCCGTTACACCCTCTACACAACCCTGGAAACTCTGACCCGCATGATTGCACCCTTTGCGCCTTTCTTTGCAGAGGAAGTTTATTCCCACATTTCTACAGGCAGCGTCCACCAAACAAAATGGCCCTCTGCAAACAGGGAAAAAATCGATGAAACTGCTGAGAAACAGGGTGAAATAATAAAAGACCTCGCAAGCAGTATACGCAGATATAAATCAGATTGTGGGATGGCTCTGAATGCTCCCTTAAAGAAGATCGAAATATATTCTGTAATGGATGATGTTACAGACCTTGAAGGAGCTACAAACTCTGCAGTGGAAGTTATAGAAGGAAAACCCGAATTTGAACATGTGCCCGTGGATGTGAAACCCAACATGGGAATCATCGGACCAAAATTCCGAAAACAGGCTGGTAGTATCATCGCTACTCTGAAAAACATGGATGCATCCAGGGTTGCACAGATGAAGGAGTCTGGATCCATTGATATTGAAGTTGATGGAGAAAAAATAAGTCTGGAACCTGAAAGTGTGGAAATAATAAAAGAAGTAACATCTGCAGGCAGGACAGTGGATGTCCTTGAGGTCAGCGATGTAATGGCCGTAATATTGCGCTGA